The DNA sequence TGGCGGCGGCCAGCTCGGCCAGCTTCGCGTTGATCTCTTCCTCGGTGATGAGGACCGACTTGAGGTCGGTGCCCATGTCCTTGTCGTCCACCCGCGCCACTCTCGTTCGACGTACCGGCTCATCTGGCTCGGGCGGATCAGCCCTGCCGGATGACCAGTCTGCCACCCTCACGGCGGACCTCGACGCGGCCGGGGAGGTTGATGGCCCGCTGGCCCCGCCAGCCGGTGATCAGCCGGTCCACCTCTTCGATGTGCCGGGCGAAGAGCGATCCGGCGGGCGCGCCCGCGGCGATGGCGGCGCGGCGCAGCACCCGGCGGCGGACGGCGGCGGGCAGTCCGTGCAGGCCGACGGTGTCGAGATGCACGGCCTGCGCGCCACCGGCCGCCGCCGGTGCGGTGGTCATCACATCGGCCTCGGCGCGGGCGGCCCAGGCATCGAGGGCGTCGGCGTCGTCGCGGGAGAGCTGGGCGGTACGGGCCAGCGCCTCGACCACGCCCTTGCCCAGCGCCTTCTCCAGGATGGGCAGGGCCTCGTGGCGGACCCGGGAGCGGGTGTAGGCCGGGTCCGCGTTGTGCGGGTCCTCCCAGACGGGCAGCGACTGGGCCAGGCACGCCTGGCGGACGGTGTGCCGGTCCAGCTGGAGGAAGGGGCGGCGGTAGCGGCCGCCGGCCCCGGAGACCCAGGCCATACCGGACAGCGAGCGGGTGCCGGAGCCGCGGGCGAGGCCCAGCAGAACCGTCTCGGCCTGGTCGTCCCGGGTGTGGCCGAGCAGCACGGCGGCGGCGCCGTGGCGGTCGGCGGCGGCGTCCAGGGCGGCGTAGCGGGCGTCCCGGGCGGCGGCCTCGGGGCCGCCGTCCCGGCCGACGGACACGGCGACGGCCTCGACCGGCGCCAGGCCCAGGGCCCGCATCCGGTCGGCGACCTCGGCGGCGCGGGCGTCGGACCCCTGCTGGAGGCCGTGGTCTACGGTGACCCCGCCGGCGCGCAGGCCGAGCCGGGGGGCCTCGAAGGCGAGGGCGGAGGCGAGCGCCATGGAGTCGGCGCCGCCCGAGCAGGCGGCGAGCACGAGCGGCGCGTCGTCGCGCGGGGCGGAGCCGCGGGACGCGGAGCCTCGGGGGGTGGCGGCGGCCGGACGGACCGGTGCGGGCGCGGCGGGGGCGGCGGGCTCGGCGGGCGAGGAAACCGGGGAGGGCGAAGAGGGCGAGGTGGGTGAGGATGAGGCCGACTGGGCGACGAGGACGTCGTGGAGGACGCGGCGGACCGCGAGGCGTATCGCGGCGACCGCTGGATGGGGACCCATGTCCGTTTTCCCATCTGTCAGTTCGAGGGGGTGCCTCGGGGGCGAGGGCTTTCGTCACGCTGCGTATGTCGATGGTGACAGAAGCGAGCTGTTCCCCGAGCATCGCACGCCTACCCGTCGCCAACGGTCCCTCGGACGAGTGATTGAGGGGAGCATTCGTCCGTTTCCGGGTGTGCCGGGGGTGTGCTTGTTCTACGACTCCGCCGTGCGGTGCACCCGCGCGACCCACTCGGCGGGTTTGCTGATCTCCGCCTTGGTCGGAAGGGTGTTGGGCGAGGTCCAGACCCGGTTGAAACCGTCCATGCCGACCTGGTTCACCACGGCCCGTACGAACCGCTCACCGTCACGGTACTGCCGCAGCTTGGCGTCGAGCCCCAGCAGCTTGCGCAGCGCCTGGTCCAGCCGGCCCGCGCCGCTCGCCCGGCGCTTCTGGAACTTCTCCCGGATCTCCGCCACGGACGGCACGACCTCCGGCCCCACCCCGTCCATGACGTAGTCGGCGTGCCCCTCCAGCAGCGACATCACCGCGGTCAGCCGGGCCAGGATCTCGCGCTGGGCCGGGGTCTGGACGAGTTCGATGATGGTGGGCGCGCCAC is a window from the Streptomyces luomodiensis genome containing:
- the tilS gene encoding tRNA lysidine(34) synthetase TilS; the protein is MGPHPAVAAIRLAVRRVLHDVLVAQSASSSPTSPSSPSPVSSPAEPAAPAAPAPVRPAAATPRGSASRGSAPRDDAPLVLAACSGGADSMALASALAFEAPRLGLRAGGVTVDHGLQQGSDARAAEVADRMRALGLAPVEAVAVSVGRDGGPEAAARDARYAALDAAADRHGAAAVLLGHTRDDQAETVLLGLARGSGTRSLSGMAWVSGAGGRYRRPFLQLDRHTVRQACLAQSLPVWEDPHNADPAYTRSRVRHEALPILEKALGKGVVEALARTAQLSRDDADALDAWAARAEADVMTTAPAAAGGAQAVHLDTVGLHGLPAAVRRRVLRRAAIAAGAPAGSLFARHIEEVDRLITGWRGQRAINLPGRVEVRREGGRLVIRQG